Below is a window of Arabidopsis thaliana chromosome 2, partial sequence DNA.
CtatagtttaaatttaaactttatagaGAATTTGAATAGTTGTGTGTCTTGtgacataaaaaaacataaagaaaagttaagtacaaggaaaaataaacattatttattcctctctatctctctctctctctccacctTTCCATTTATATTAACCCTAATATTGTGtcattctcaaaaaaaaaaaagttttataaagGTTCTCAACTCAAGTTCTCTTCTCTAAAAAACCCAAACAATGGCCTCTGCAGACAAACTCATAAACACAGATGTCCCTGAAAAGGACGTTTTTGCCTTCCACTTCCTCCAATCCCTCTCAAAtctcagaaaacaaaacccttttgATACTCCGGACCAAAAAAACTACCGCGTGAGGAAGATCAAGAAGGCTGCGTACGTTTCCATGGCCAGAGCAGCCGGAGGGAGTAGCCGGCTATGGAGCAGAGCCCTCTTGCGTAGAGCAGACAAAGATGACAACAAGATCGTAAGATTTTCAAGGAGGAAGTGGAAGATATCATCAAAACGGAGGAGGAGTAACCAGAGAGCtccggtggtggaggaggcggCGGAGAGGCTGAGGAATCTTGTTCCGGGAGGCGGAGGAATGGAGACGTCAAAGCTGATGGAAGAGACGGCTCATTACATCAAGTGCCTTAGTATGCAGGTCAAGGTCATGCAGTGTCTCGTTGATGGCTTATCTCCCAAATGATCATCAATtaatcatcaacatcatcatcaatgatCGATGTATATAGAGATACGACACATACATAGTCTATTGGATTGGGGTAATCATAAcgaatatatatgtgtatatatatatatatatatatatatatattcttatatatatacatacgtGTAAGATAGGATACATATATGAAATGTGTGGATATGTATTAGTCTCGAAGTAacgaaagatttttttctttttcttttcttgaattttgataaaaggggatttattatttatcatATGCTATGGCCGGTTTAAACATTAGGGCTTGGTAACTTGCCCTTGTCATATGATAAAAGGGGATTTATTACTTATCATATGCTAAGagaattttctttcttcttttcttttaagcTATGCAATTTACTTGGTTCCTCTTGATTGTGTTATTCGTCAATGATGTTTCTATGGatggattatatatataaagttataacatattagttataagaaaattatagcGGAATTATAACTATCATAAAATATACATtctgtatttatatatctcCTATACATATACGactgtttatgtttttgagaaaatatatgataaatctaataattttaaaaatatatatttatagaattatgaatcatttaattaaatgatttttttttgtttaacacGGAGTTACTTGAATAAGTCTTAAAAATACTTGACATTATATAGGTTAAAGAATTttgtagaatatatataatttaactccttttttgttttgtataactcttttttcaggtaagagagatttttttttttgtataactCTAACATTTCATGATTTATGTCGGATTGAATTCAAATGGTCGCTCACAACaacattattaacaaaaattacaagACTCtgattacttgttttctttataatcaCATTTTCCGTTGGAAGGATTATCTACACGTCTTATTTATGCAGTTGGTCATACTTATATTTCATACGAGTGTCCTACTTTAATTTGTCAATTATTATACACGTGTACGTAAACAGACAAATTGGTCAATTCCACATATTTCACATCAAATATCTGATTCGTGCATTCGTTTTCGTCAGAATTTCATTCCATCAGTCGAATAATATTTGAACAAACTTTCAAGTTTTATGGAATTTTCAAAGACttatttttcccaaaaaagaaaacacacaaagattAACAAAAGGGAATTTGCATTATACTTGAAATTCTACAAAAACGAGTCTGAATTCAAGAGAAGGTTAATATAGACTCTGTACAACATGTCATGAGTCTTACTAGAGaacctttctttcttctcccccaaaacaaggaaaaaaaaacgatataATACAGTACTTTCCGATGTGTCTTGAATTACTTTTGGTATCCGATTAACTTTGGCTTTGCAGAGAACTTACATCATCAGCTTTTGTGTACCTCTCACATATGAAATCTGCTTAAGCTATGCTCGATGTTTTGGGGAAAAGCTAATTCAGTTTGATTGATAACACATCATTAGAATATTGTTGAATCATGT
It encodes the following:
- the IBH1 gene encoding ILI1 binding bHLH 1 (ILI1 binding bHLH 1 (IBH1); FUNCTIONS IN: sequence-specific DNA binding transcription factor activity; INVOLVED IN: regulation of transcription; EXPRESSED IN: 13 plant structures; EXPRESSED DURING: 6 growth stages; CONTAINS InterPro DOMAIN/s: Helix-loop-helix DNA-binding domain (InterPro:IPR001092); Has 261 Blast hits to 261 proteins in 15 species: Archae - 0; Bacteria - 0; Metazoa - 0; Fungi - 0; Plants - 261; Viruses - 0; Other Eukaryotes - 0 (source: NCBI BLink).) → MASADKLINTDVPEKDVFAFHFLQSLSNLRKQNPFDTPDQKNYRVRKIKKAAYVSMARAAGGSSRLWSRALLRRADKDDNKIVRFSRRKWKISSKRRRSNQRAPVVEEAAERLRNLVPGGGGMETSKLMEETAHYIKCLSMQVKVMQCLVDGLSPK